Below is a genomic region from Henckelia pumila isolate YLH828 chromosome 3, ASM3356847v2, whole genome shotgun sequence.
AAGCAATTGATTAAAATGATGCCGGAtctttaatatttcattatatATCATTATCGTACAACAAGAGACAAGAGAAGAATCAACTCTTTTTTCCTCCACAAGGCTCTTCGTGATTGAGATTCCTATACCTCACTCATCACAAAAATATACaagtattatattataatatatatatatatatatatatatatatatatatgctgatTCAAGATTCTTTACAACGAATAGCTGCTACAATTGTTGTCTTGTgcctacaaaataaaaaagaaaaaagaaaaaagaaaaagtgaGTGACCAGAAAAGCATCTAAGCACTTTTTTTCAGGTCAACCACCACCGGCGGCGGTCGTAGTTGGATGGGTGGCAAGCCAAGGGAACTGGAAGCTCGCCGGGAAGTGATCGGAGAAGCAATTGTCAGTCACGGGGGCGACTATGAAATCCTCCAAACCCACGAAAAAATCGTCTTCCAATTCCATGTTGGAGACACTAAACTCATTCTCATCGTCATCACCTTCAGCCAAGTCCTCTCTATCTTCTCTGCTGCTCTCCTGATTTTCCGGAGCCGGCGATTCGGGATTCGCCGGAGACGTGAGTGGAGGTGATGTGTGCTTGCCGCAGGCGGGGTCTTCCGAACTCGGGGTGGCCGCCTTCTGACGCGCGCTGCCGGCGAGTGAGTTCCGTTGAGTCGGCAGGGGGTGGTTGTGCTCCGCCGTGTAGGTGACTATGAACATTCTCGGGTCGGATCTGTTTCGCTCCACTTGTTTCCGGGCCATACAACCCTTTAAGGTACTGCATTTGTAATAACCCCTGTTTTTGCACAACAAATTCTATGAGCAATTTATACATTCACTTGGCTATTATTTTGCTCTCCAAATGTTGGGAAAAAAGTGAAGAGCCAAACCTCGGATAAGGGGAGCCTTTGATGGGTTTTTGCCCATATTTTCTCCAAGACCACGTATCAGAAGATAAACTCTCAGCGGGTACATGGCAAACCCTCTTCAGATTATTCTTTCTGCGAAGTTACATGATATCAAACAAAATTCAGCATTTGAAACTTCTCACAGCACCGACCATTTCGAGAGaaaaaagataaattaatttACCTTCTTTTGGAACTTGAGGTGGGATGATTTGGTTTGGAAGCATTGGGAAAGGAGAAAGACTTCTGCTTTTGCCTTgcaacttgcaaactctgctgcTGCTCTGCTGCTCCTGCTTGATTTTGAGATCTTCCAAGAACAGGGAGAGGCGAAATTGGTGAACTCTGTTTATGGAAGAAAGGCTTGTAAAGGTCTTGTAACTCAAGAACCAAGTTTTCTTTCCTGGGCTCAAACAGATCTTGGAAGCCTGCAGAGCCAAAGCTGTGATCTTGATTAAAGGTGCCGAAAACTCGACCACAAGAAGCTTCTGCTATGGCGGCcggggcggcggcggcggcggtggTGGTGGAGCAGCCTCTGACCACCGCCTGTAGATCCCAATCATCCTCCATTTCTTTGTTTTtcttgtattaaaaaaaaaaacgctGACTTTTGGAGATAAGAGAGAGAAGGGAAGAGATTTGGGAAATGAGTGGAAAATCGAAACTATGATGGTTTTAGTTTtatagagagagagagggaAAGTCATAAAGCTTGGCTGGTTTTGCTTTATCTTTCAGACATAGAGAGCAATTTGGACGGTCCAGATTTGCTTATCTAGAAGATGATGGGATCTTTCAGTGTTCAGACACTTGAGGCAAACCGGTTTTGCGAAGCGGTTTGGTGGTTGACATTTGTAAATGTCAAAGGGGAAAAAGTCCACGCGATATTGTTTCATAGTATATTAATTATTGTTTGAATTTGATGGGGTGTTGGTTGTCCTATTATTTGGTTTTCGTAAATGTACAATTAAATGAGATTTAAGAGTGTTTGTTAAAaagtatatattaaaaatatacatTGACTTTCAAATATAATGCTTAttagattttaaattttcattggtattataaaaatattttattaacttttaatattttaaaatttatttaaacaaAAAAGTCCGTGAGATTATTTCATTGGTAAATTTTGCGAGATCGGTTTTTTGAATCAACCTAActcatgaaaaatatatttttcgttATAAATATGCGTCAGGTCACTTCGTTTCGCGAAAATAAATTTATGAGATCGTTTCAAATATAAttacttaattttttaaataatttcggtAAACAGGTCGATCTGATCCATATATGTTGTAAAAAAGTGATATTTCTTCTCGAGTCATTTATTCGTGGTTGAAGCCCAGATAGTCCAATGCTGGACTTGAGCACAATCTGATGAAGCCACTCGCTTCAGGACCCAAGATTAGAGGGGGCCCAAATAAATCAGTTCTATTATTATATATGGATATATAAAGGTATTGTTAGGTTTAAAATcacattaatattttgaatgttCCAATTTTTTGAGtactatattaaaataataactcCTAAAATTcgtatgttttattttatattttgtacATAGTTTTAATTGATAAAATCATAGTTCATTTTAAGGGGACTTATGTTCAAAAAATTCATTTCAGACCAAGAAAATCTCAAATACGACACTGAGAGAGTCTATGAAAAATtggttgtgttttttttttcattgtttATTTGTGATAACATTTATTTGCATTGAcgatttatgaaatttaattattttacagGTTTCATTTTCACAGAATGAATTGATATATTTGTTAGTTAGTAGTTGTTTTATGATCACAACTAGCACTTGTATAGTTGattgatataatatcataaaTAAAGATAGGTCGGATTGAGTCGAATgatattcatattatttttatttttactcgaAATAGTTTATTTGAATCGATTTTCGTTAAGCTAAAAATAGCCacaacgaaaaaaaaaaaagattattttTTGGGTGTGATTTAGCTGACTAAGACTTTgaattcaaagttttttaatCTAGTTCGACTTTTTATTCAAGCTTTGCGGTAATAGACTTTCAATTGAGACTTCGTTGTTGTTATTATCTGGATAATactacatttattttattacattatCAATAATCGATGTTATTGTATTAAAGATTACAAGTATCTATGTTTTGTAGAGTAATTTGGGGAGCtcaacttccgtacctcaaatgtGAATCTTAGGTAATTACATTTGACTGGTTTGATgtgataattaataattaaatccaagaaaataatatatctgtattaagtaattattattgaaaaatataaagttgtattttatcatatttataaaataatactaCTTCAATACTTCAATTTGTACAAAAATATTTGATAACCAATGCAAGAATTTAACCCCGCCGATTATTATAGTACATCactcaaaaaaattaatttaatataaaattttatatgagaCGAACGTAAGAGAGATTATCTGTTGGAtaaacattaattaattaattaattaattaataataataataataataataataataaccgtTAAAACGTGTAGATACCTAACCAACCAGGTGAAAAGCAAAGAACCTAGGCCACGGAGCGACTGCAGCTCACGCGGCTATTACGCGAGTAGGATTTCATGTCAACGAGTTTGACGAGATCAAAGGAGATGGACGGCTGTGATTGGAGGAAAGCGATTGATGGAACAGCGTGGGAGATAAGGTTTGGTTGGCACGACAACTTGCTGATACTGCGGGCCCCACAGGAGAAGCAAGAGAAAAAAGAGTGGACACGCGTGCACGCCCCGTGACCTTTAATGCTCAAAAGCAACCCCTCTTTtactttattaattatttggttTTTCTTCCATTAATCTCTCTGtaaataaaaagtaaaaaattatttattatccgttatgaaatttattattctatacaaataatatttttattttatttcgaataaataatgttttattttttggatgaaGGGGAAGTTGATTTTTTATACCTTTGGGATGAATAATAGTATGTGTTTTTGTTTCGGATATTAAGTGCTTGAAATttgggtttaaaaaaaaaacaatgtttGAAATTTGAAAGAGAAAATTCATTATTAATACATACTACTTCCTCCGTCTCAATTATATTGTTCACATTTCcttttttttctcaaatatatagtcatataccatatttagtaataattttttacacttctttactaatattCATCTATTAACTAtatcttgaaaattgtgcaattattttttaatacattgaatagggataaaataagaagtttatataaaatttgctttcccaatacatttttcttaatctgtgtgaaaatccaaaaaatacAATATATATGGGACGGAGTCGAGTATGAATTTGATGGCCGCGAGAGAAAGAATGAGAAGATGTGAGAGGTTTAAAAAATCTAATTTCGAAGTCAGTGTGATATTGTTAAACAAAAAACATTCTATAAAAACAAATACATTTAtcaaaaaatatcataaaacttaattgattttagtaatttttatcaataaatatcattttctttcaattatCATATTTCTATAACAtaaaatgcttaaaaaatattattattattattattattattattattattatttgttttgatgataaaaaaaatattattcaagcTTCGTTCGAACaagtaatttaaaaatattttcaatggTTTATATTtgaacaaaattaaataatgttcCGGAtaagatttttataaaatatttttcaaatataaattttaaagaaCAATcgagatttttttaattatatgttAGAATTTAAGacaatgaaaaaaatcaaaatatatcacTTTGTAAATGTAAAATCTCTTTTATAAAAATAGTTGTTCACAGATgcttattattaaaataattttaattttttataaactgtaaatttttttaataaaatagttatgaatttatatttttataaaaaatattttttatctgaattggaaaaaaaaaattatagctaTTTTTCTAGAGATGCTAAAACGTATTGCACCAGACCAGTGTATCTTATGGCAGTATATTTCTGACAAAAGCAGCATTTGTCTATTTTATTAATTTGTCTGTTTTATTAATTAAGGGTAACCGCAATCCTGAACTAAAAAACTCAATTTTATCGTGGGACCTACTATAACACATCATTCATatcacaaaataaaatttttataacttTTTTCCACAATCGTAAACCCAACAACTAACTTTTTTGGGGTCCCACTAATCAATTCTAtacatattatataatttttatttactaaataatttaaatttaatttttataataaagtaaaattaattttaattaaataatgctAAATGcgtaaaaaattttaataaattaaattttaattttttatgtaattaattaatctttgattaattatattttagtaTTTTAGATTGATTATGTAAATTAATgtaaaatgatgattaattaaataatgctaacatttcatttaataaaaaattatatatatatatatatatatatatgattaaagGAACcacaaatcaaattttaaaaaaaaaaaaaatttggaagcTTCAGCTGCCTATATTAAACCTGCAGGCTGCTGCGTTGCAGCATGTAGGTTCAGCTTCTTCCCAACTTTTTTAAATTGGGAAGAAGCTGGGTTGCGGATACCCTAATAGCTCAATATACATCAGTGGTCACGGTATGCCTTTCACTCTCTACTTtacttatttttaattctttACATAAAAACTTTGCAATATACGTCTTTCTCATTTCTCTCTATCCTTAAATTTATTTACGTATGAAATGAAATTATATCTGAATAATAGACAATCTCTAGTCAATTGTTTTCTTACGAATTGaagtataaattaattttgtctTTCTTTACATATTCTCTAATCAATTGTTTTCGTACAAATTGaagtataaattaattttgCCTCTCTTTACATATtctcaacataataatatagaTTGGTATCTTCTATTTTTATTGGCAAAGGATTGTTTCCATGTTAAGGAAACAAATAATATCATATCAAGGGGACAATTCCTAAATATATCCATGTATCTTTTTCATTTTTCGTATTATATCTTTTTCACTTTTCATGTTTCAAATATATCCCTGATTCATTAAATAGTTTTTTAAATTTgtccttaaaactaaataatgcacattctaccctttattttcctatttaaaatttaaaggtttaatcccatcatgcttccgtcaataaattaaagcagaatacctctttgaccacacTGTTGCCGGGTTATGTCCACCGGATTTTACAGGTTGTTCCTCACAACCAAACCACGTGATCGCAACCGATGGTTCCTGACACAGACTCCTTCAGCAGCAGCTAGCACAGCCCCATTTCGTTTCCTACCTTATGGCGTAtagtaaaagcttaattttttaaataaaataacatgatagagaagagcttcggaaatttattcagacaacatattattacataaatcaacctcctttgaagaggaggagataacttgtttagctactcattgTAGCCTTGttattgaaatacataaaagtaaaacttaatacaatataaagagaaatattacaatgttttatttgtaagaaaactgaaggaaatgatcgatgtcttcagcttccttaaaATCCTATATTTATAGCcgaagttccactcgtttcaccgagaaacttcagggaatcttacagctgtcttgaattctttatgccattattgatggcatcttttgctagtgggagtcacatgcccgatgacatcttttactagtggaggagtcacatgcttgacttcttattttggatttattctcctcacatgccttctttattgttgtcggggcatcttttgcttttgcagtgggcccctaggaaaacgcggttttggtggtccctgtccacctttgcttgtctcgaaaaaatcttttcgatccgttcggggtttgaaggtttttccgaattctggcttcttttggtttggacattatgggcagatattctctgaccatcttccgatatgagccatattacaaaattttcggcgagtttctttactcccccagcagcttgttgttccacaaaaagttcctcttcttttcgaagagttcttccgcaaaagccgtagtttttcctgtcattgtgtttaacagaaatgatccgttcacagaattttgataaaatttgaacggaaacttgaccttatccatctcggtgtgacaaacccaaataccccatgccctcctggttgaaattttattttctccaaaggtggacaccaatggtattttttcagatataggatccttgataaatctttgattattcatgtcaggtctccttagcttgatgaaatgaaagggctcaTGTGATCCTtttcctgttggttctggagcagcactaaagaagtataactcgagcacatctcctctgaacaaatgatcattatttgcctatgtctcttggactgcttcctgaatccattttggtagttgtgatatttcttggaagcctggtgaagttgtataaactgaggctagagccccaaattcataccatagctttacatccttaggattgacattgttttttagccaaacccttggatatattcctgcaacatcaaccctgcaagtgatcgggttgatttcacttcttgtacttaatttctcccatctttgttgataaacctgaaatggagaaattacagctgggttagtatcaatcttagatttgtcCTTGTCAGTgtggggcctaagattgatctcttcctattttaccccagaggcggagggttgacttgatgagttatcctcatcaattgttgctttatctagatcatcaaaagctgatgatagattagcgtttgtttcttgagtattagaatcctcaacatattgttttacaaCCAGTGGCTGTATTTCTTATTTTTGAGAAAccagtggtttttctatggcacgcataattggcccttgaataacagcccatagttgagtttgagcttgcatacatcctgtgattcgattggatactttgatccgatcagcttgttgtaacctgtccgccatatcggcacttatgacaagctggttgaactcggtttgaagcaacccaaggtgttccttgagatgcctctgcattttcatgatggaatctacgtcACTGCCTTACATCTCTTGTTatgaaatctgcaagaatattttcatgagatttaataataacaatatcaaaaatataattttgacataaagcttgtcatcttaataacctagccttctcaggtttagattcaatcttattccttaggaaagcttttacctgagtgttatcaaccttcaaagtgaattttttagcaagtaaaaataatggctaTTTTTCGAAatcccttttaactgcataaaattccttttgttgatatgccatctgatagactcagattctgaaaaaataccgctacagtatctgcatggtatttctccatccggagtgatCTTAGTAAGAACTGCTtcccaccattcgtcactggcgtctgtaaataacaccagatcatcttcatccacgggtatagccatttttggaagattcttacatatctcttttaattggttcacccttttagtatgttcatcggtccatataaaccttgcatccttttttaacaaaggactaaaCACCTTTCAATACATTAccagattgtttatgaacatccctgcaaaattaactactcctagaaaactttggagttgttttacatctttgagtttatctggaaaattctttaccttttccacaatatgaggttgtagaattattccagtttcatcaatctcaattccaaggaattcaattttccttgttgctatgactgctttctttacagataaaaccagtccttcttatgtacaaattttagagaaaatctctaaatgtttaatatgttcatctatgttttttgatgctataagaatatcatcaatataaacaaacatgaagttgaaataatctttaaaaagattatccatctaTCTtcgaaatatttggggtgcattagccaatcccattggcataacttcccagatataatgtccttgtggtgtagagaaggttatgaatttcttactgccttcttccattcgaatctggtaaaattcagacttacaatcaaattttgagaacactctagcatttcgtacacaactaattagatgttctctactgggtatgaagtacccatcaaattccaggattttattaataccttggtagttaataactaacctgggttttcctctttttatttcaccatgatttctgactaGAAAACCTGGCTGTTATAttgtgaaactccttctttgattagaccaaggtccaaatgttccttgataattctttcatatccctttgatttgttatgttcattgggataggcttatatctaacgaattcatactctttgtctttctttagagtaagactgactttgagttgatttctatcccaccatgccaaaggatgctcgttgtaactttctttgagactctttttgacatcttcaagggatactttattttctaactctatatctctgtgatttagagttactttgagaagctccatatcctctgtttggagttcttgttttgttgttatttttaacatggtttctccaaaccttcttggatctttcatttttgggtaaacaaaattgtcctttatcaccacgctggctgcgaaatattatcggtatttgtcgataaaaagcaaccttgagtcgttgaacgataattttatgatcacaaattgtagtgaacataagtctttttgactcattgtcttgtgtgtacttcttaaacatttgtaagaagttatttcctaacaggatatcagctcctgtatcatagaaatagattggtggtgtctttaccttgtaccaaggtgtttgacctgctcctcctataagcatctctgcttgttttattcctttgcaaagaattaaaattcttcgagagaaatcttgtccaacaatttttggcaattcttcttcacattcttcaaagaagactcctctttttgctgtacaaattcctgctccggagttaatataagctgcaaagtattcagccttatattgttcatacaacatccctattggaatgtatatggagaaaggacttgttgtcattttttaaagggattactaaatggccccgctatttttaacagactgtgttgtaactcagtaatccgattaagactatttacctttagtttttctaaggcctcagaaggtagagtatggttactaatttctacttcttcaatgcgttctagtaaatcatgttcatgacttactaatttcaacaattgcttcttcctctgtttgtaaacagagttttcgaatctgattaagggattgctccttatccaattctcttggttttccatcttgtagaattcttattgaatcctccaagtcttttcttttgccataaactctattcctttttcaaggcgtttccatggtttatggtcctccagaaactctaggccaagaatgagctgatccacttctttttttggaattccacagatttgaacttccaattctccaatatttattaatccttggtaagttcctattactgctgctctaaatagtaaatcgagttacaaggaaattgggtcctgtgacttgtaatttcgaatattaTTTTGACTTATTTCCATCCTTTTGGAGATCTAATTTTTTCTATTATTGAAAACTCATTTTCTTCTGGTGAaatttcctgaataggagatttttcccaccttcgaattgtcattcggtcaccttggaaagataacctttggGGTTATATTTTtagatctctgtatagaaccggtttatcttgtatttgaatgtctgttttctgaattaaaggaaactcgattctttccgggtatattgcttgagcaacttttccaaagatttctggaatttcaataaacccatttctaataaataatttagtatggtgcgtattagaaagagcatatgaaatttgataagtaatagaatatggtttATTACCTTCTttcattaatcttttttccttgaagttttgatgcaacgtcaaggctcgactaaagtctctgtcagctaaattgtaggttatttttggataaataactcctacaatttttcctgcacatagatttcctgagatcgtacccagaacagcatcttggatatttcccattcttttatcacatactacgatatctatgggtgaatctattccttctttaaaagttgccttgatcattatttggattgctccaatatgaatccaagacatcgttcttgctacctcacttttcagcttttgcaattcctctcttacttcttcaaaaggaattaactgcatctctatttgattacttgttaactccattgggattgccatttcccttctggatactttgtaaatcaaatgatttcttctttgtcttagccctaggttgcctaagaccctatctacttgtcctgccaaaaatccttggtacttctgtaatgttggattttctctcataatcctttggaccatattatgagatatcgtagTTTGACTAAAAAATCCATCCAAACTCTCTTGTGTTTCgtgtcgaaacacttcttctttattctgattctgattctgattcatcttcagattcatcttggctaaacaatatctcttcttcgtatatactttcatctgaggggatatcttcaaattgatatacttggactagatcttgaaagaataccgcatcatccatatctggtgttgcttcaaagagtttaactccctttttctcgttttctggacagtttgtagatatatgtcctcttgctccacatgtccagcagttacaatccttgaaactttcacttgctctcgtatgagttcttctgaaagttcttctagatggtgttcttcccctgccttATGATGAGTTTGTTGTtgaggatgttcttgtaggcCCACTTCTTCTACatgatctataagatctggccttttgtttggaccaaaatgttcttggtttccaagaatttttcattcttttattgtagggattatttctgaatttcttccttttaaatccctgtgatttattccctataaccgtagagagatcattttctctacaacatagaggagtatgcttgttaataccccttattttcttgtagttcttctgtaatgctgccatatgacaTCATTcagccaattttcctttcaaaaaagaggtgcgtcttgccaaagtatcaagattacctggaacgtattcttttatcagcatttctctccaggggcttggcatttttgcgaaaaatagctgaatggctacattttcttcaactcccaaattccatctgtatttgatgaataacataatatattcatcaactaaacagatatcatgtaactcgaggctatacagagcttgagtatatcttctctttttctctgtatcttgattattgaaatagtctactcctatgaattgtgctttaaaaaaGGTggtcattctttctccaatctcgctaagtgattctcctgctaagattgattccttggtttctggcatggtcatttcccaagctatcttgacagatcccattagactcatttccagaagtttgataaatccttttttattgagatctaaagttcatgctgctattctcatggctgatgtccaatcatctatgagatcttctctgtttttgaagtccagaacatccaggtttaacataaccccataaggatgtattggGTCTAAAACggtttttccataaggagtttgatgtattggtatattactccttcttgatctggttcctgctggatgtgaattttcttcaacatggaactcactatgtggttcttctgttttaaccacatatctcgggggattccctatgggttgttcaccctcaggagaattcatttttagatctactactttaagattcgaaaaagaatccgcaagatcttgtagattctcgagatttaatctttctaaagtagtcatcagatagtgtttttctctgatactgtctTTATAAGATTAAACATcaattcatcatcagttaaaggtttgtgaaccattttggttttacctttctgatgtaacagaggttcggtaccaaacgagagtggtaaccttcctcctgtatttccctttctaaaaccagaagtatgttctagatttataattttagtttgaagatcctttagagttacaagaatttcttcttgttttttaaggatttcttcaatctgccgaggtatttcatacagctgattactgtaatattgtaccgtcttttgaatttctctaagatctccggagagttagaggaatctggtgttgtgagacctcgattctaaacaactaatcttggaTT
It encodes:
- the LOC140887574 gene encoding WRKY transcription factor 22-like, which translates into the protein MEDDWDLQAVVRGCSTTTAAAAAPAAIAEASCGRVFGTFNQDHSFGSAGFQDLFEPRKENLVLELQDLYKPFFHKQSSPISPLPVLGRSQNQAGAAEQQQSLQVARQKQKSFSFPNASKPNHPTSSSKRRKNNLKRVCHVPAESLSSDTWSWRKYGQKPIKGSPYPRGYYKCSTLKGCMARKQVERNRSDPRMFIVTYTAEHNHPLPTQRNSLAGSARQKAATPSSEDPACGKHTSPPLTSPANPESPAPENQESSREDREDLAEGDDDENEFSVSNMELEDDFFVGLEDFIVAPVTDNCFSDHFPASFQFPWLATHPTTTAAGGG